A portion of the Armatimonadota bacterium genome contains these proteins:
- a CDS encoding cupin domain-containing protein, giving the protein MLVTSLLDCPEFKAGDSTTLRELLHADKHPVDLRYSLAHARLTAGAASTPHRLRTSEVYYILSGAGQMHIDGESRSVAPNDMVYIPPGARQFIQATGAEELEFLCIVDPAWRAEDELVG; this is encoded by the coding sequence ATGTTGGTTACTTCCCTATTGGACTGTCCCGAGTTCAAGGCCGGCGACAGTACGACCCTGCGTGAGTTGCTCCATGCGGACAAACACCCCGTCGATTTGCGCTACAGCCTGGCGCATGCACGGCTTACCGCCGGCGCCGCATCAACCCCGCATCGCCTGCGCACCAGTGAGGTGTACTACATCCTCAGTGGCGCCGGGCAGATGCATATCGACGGCGAATCCCGCAGCGTGGCCCCGAACGACATGGTGTACATACCGCCCGGGGCGCGGCAGTTCATTCAGGCGACGGGTGCGGAGGAACTCGAGTTTCTGTGTATCGTCGATCCGGCGTGGCGGGCAGAGGACGAATTGGTGGGGTGA
- a CDS encoding PQQ-binding-like beta-propeller repeat protein produces MPQPIARRRNVRALTTLVVGLSISVAPRIARAADWPMFLGNPSHTAISTETLSVPMALEWKFNTVRYPNNPVSPVVVGKTVYLAAQSNVYALDAETGEQKWVYPAEGPIGTPSAATIKATPAVDGGLLFVGASDGVMYALDVDTGSLKWQFHTGGHIRFSPIVVDGIVYFGSDDYKVYGVDAKTGKEAMTPVVTGNNIIGSPTYADGMLYFTSADLNFYAVNASSGKVKYSNRTTNTNVYATPVATDRYIYTVGGNVIYAMTRSGATRWFYEAHNPISDTPLVTADAVYFGDKAGRLYALDLKGREKWTITDNADRAMRFTDKPKKQSLSKDPFIQLAGALYSSPTLSGGNILVGTNRGFLYAIDAETGHVKWEYGVFSNLPAGAYTNITSSPVVANGRLYVLSDDGALHCFTPESLDVEKPEIANVTPVRATEMNGTPPILFGAIVSDEGSGIDAHSIKLSLDDKPVDFTYQPNSGWVYYKTVVTQPIEPMQDGRHTIVLSVSDWKGNVATENWSFTVDNTLAPSVVNTPAGTGTAPPAAPGNAGFGVPGMPGR; encoded by the coding sequence ATGCCGCAGCCTATCGCCCGCCGGCGCAATGTCCGGGCGCTGACCACGCTCGTAGTGGGCTTGTCGATATCGGTCGCGCCGCGGATCGCCCGCGCCGCGGATTGGCCCATGTTCCTCGGCAACCCGAGCCATACAGCGATCAGCACGGAGACGCTTTCCGTCCCCATGGCGCTGGAATGGAAGTTCAACACCGTCCGGTATCCCAACAACCCGGTTTCTCCGGTCGTTGTGGGCAAAACGGTCTACCTGGCCGCCCAATCCAACGTATACGCCCTCGACGCCGAAACAGGCGAGCAGAAATGGGTCTATCCCGCCGAAGGGCCTATCGGAACGCCTTCGGCCGCCACCATCAAAGCCACTCCCGCCGTGGATGGGGGCCTGCTCTTTGTGGGCGCTTCGGACGGGGTCATGTACGCGCTCGATGTGGACACTGGATCACTGAAGTGGCAGTTCCACACCGGTGGGCATATCCGATTCTCACCCATCGTAGTTGATGGCATTGTGTACTTCGGCTCCGACGACTACAAGGTCTACGGAGTGGACGCCAAGACCGGCAAGGAGGCCATGACGCCGGTCGTCACCGGCAACAACATCATCGGCTCACCCACGTATGCCGACGGGATGCTCTACTTTACTTCCGCCGACCTGAATTTCTACGCTGTCAATGCCTCCTCCGGAAAAGTGAAGTACTCAAACCGTACCACCAACACCAATGTTTACGCGACGCCCGTGGCAACGGATCGCTACATCTACACGGTTGGCGGAAACGTGATTTATGCGATGACCCGGAGCGGCGCCACGCGATGGTTCTACGAGGCCCACAATCCTATCTCGGATACTCCGCTCGTCACCGCCGACGCTGTTTACTTTGGTGACAAAGCCGGCAGGCTCTATGCGCTGGACCTAAAAGGCCGTGAGAAATGGACGATCACGGACAATGCCGATCGCGCGATGCGGTTTACCGACAAACCCAAAAAGCAGTCCCTGAGCAAGGACCCGTTCATTCAATTGGCCGGCGCCCTGTACTCATCGCCCACATTGAGCGGCGGCAACATCCTGGTAGGCACCAACCGGGGATTCCTGTACGCAATCGATGCGGAGACGGGACACGTGAAGTGGGAGTACGGCGTGTTCTCCAATCTTCCGGCGGGCGCGTATACGAATATCACGTCTTCGCCGGTGGTCGCCAATGGCCGGCTGTATGTACTGAGCGATGACGGAGCCCTCCATTGCTTCACACCGGAGTCCCTGGACGTTGAGAAGCCCGAGATTGCGAACGTCACACCGGTGCGCGCCACGGAAATGAACGGCACACCGCCTATCCTTTTCGGAGCCATTGTGAGCGACGAGGGGTCCGGAATCGACGCACACAGCATCAAGTTGTCCCTCGACGACAAGCCGGTTGACTTCACCTACCAGCCCAACTCCGGCTGGGTGTATTACAAAACCGTCGTCACTCAGCCCATTGAGCCCATGCAGGATGGGCGCCATACGATTGTCCTCTCGGTTTCCGACTGGAAGGGGAACGTCGCCACCGAAAACTGGTCGTTCACGGTGGACAACACGCTTGCGCCCAGCGTGGTGAACACGCCGGCCGGTACGGGCACGGCGCCACCGGCTGCCCCAGGGAACGCCGGCTTCGGTGTTCCTGGGATGCCGGGCCGCTAG